The DNA region CTCGCCGTGCCACAGGCACCAGTAGCCCTCGAGCTCGCACAGCGACGGAGGGACCTTCGACGGAGGCGCCTTGATCTCCTGCAGGCAGACGACGTCGGGGCCCTCCCGGGCGATGAACTCGCCCACCTGCGCCTCGCGCGCGCGGATGCCGTTCACGTTCCAGGTGCCGATCTTCACGCGGTCCCCTCCCGGCCTCCTGTCTAAGGGCCCGGCGGGCGGATGTCACCGGGCACGGGCGCGCTCCACCTGTGGCGGAGGGCGGCCGGGCGGGGCGGACAGCGCCGCCCATTCGCGTAGAGCCCTGCTGCGGCGCACGCTGGCTGCCTGCGCCGGGCAGACTCGTCCCTGCGCTGCTCGACGTGCCTACGGGCACGCCTGCGCTGCTCGGTCCTCGTGTGCCCGGCTCGGCGACGCCATCGTGTGCCTCGCGACGGGCCCCACGCGAACGGGAGGCGCTATGAGATCCCGCCGCCGGACCTCGCCGCGCTTGATACACATGGAGGCGTGACCGAGCTCGCCCGCGCCCTGGAAGCCGCCCTCCGCGCCGCCCGCGCCGCGGCCGACCTGCTGCGGGCGGAGCTGTTCCGGGCCGGCGGGCCCCGCGGCGAGCCGGGGCACTGCCCCGCGGACGAGGAGGCGGAGGATCTCATCCGCGCCATCCTCGACGCGGTGTTCCCGGGCGACGGCTTCGTGGGCGAGGAGCGGCCCGAGCGCAACCGGCCGCCGGCCCTTCCGGGCGGGCGGTGCTGGCTCGTCGATCCGAACGACGGGACCGCCGACTTCCAGCGCGGGCACCGCGGCGCCTCGGTGTCGATCGGCCTGGTGAAGGACGGCGTGCCGGTGCTCGGCGTGGTGCTCGCCCACACCGCGCCGCACGGCGGGGAGGACCTGCTCGCCTGGGCCGAGGGGGAGGGGCCGGTGCTGAGGAATGGCGCGCCGCTGCCGCCCATCTCCCGCGCGCCGCTCCAGGCCGGCGACGTGGTGCTCGTGTCCTCGTCGGCGGCGAAGCGGGCGCGCGGCAACGCCGAGGCGCTGCAGCCCGCGCGCTTCCGGCCGCTCACCAGCATCGCCTACCGGCTCGCGATGATCGCCACCGGCGAGGCGCGCGGCGCCGTCTCGCTGCACCGGCCGCGCGCGCTCGACGTCGCGGCCGGGCACGCGCTCGTCCGCGGCGCCGGCGGCGTGCTGCTCGACGAGGCCGGGCGCGAGGTGCGCTACGGGCCGTCGGGCGAGGGGCGGGTGGCGTTCTGCTTCGGCGGCGCGCCCGCGGTGGCCGAGCGGCTGGCGACGCGGAGCTGGGTCGAGGCGCAGGCGTACGGGCCCGGGGCGCCCGGCCTGTGCGCGCCGCTCGCCGGGCGCGCCGTCCGCGACGACGGCCTGCTCCGCCGCGGCCAGGGCGCGCTGCTCGGGCAGCTCGCCGGCGACGCGCTCGGCGGGCAGGTGGAGTTCTCCGGCCGCGCGCGCATCGCCGCCGCGCACCCGCAGGGCGTCCGCGACCTCGCCGACGGCGGCCACTGGAGCACGCTCGCCGGCCAGCCCACCGACGACTCCGAGCTGGCGCTGGCGCTCGCGCGCACCGTGATCGCGTTCGGGCGCTTCGACGCGGCGCGGGTGGCGGAGGCCTACGCCGACTGGCTCGGCTCGGAGCCGTTCGACGTCGGCCGGACGGTGGACGCGGCGCTCCGGCCGGCGCTGCGCGCCCGGGCCGCGGGCGGCGGGGCCGAGCAGGTGGCGGAGGCGGCCCGCGCCGCCGCGCCGCGCGGGAGCCTCGCGAACGGCGCGCTCATGCGCGTGTCGCCGCTCGGGATCGCCGGCCACGCCGCGCCCGCGGCCGAGGTGGCCGCCTGGGCGCGCGCCGACGCCGCGCTCACCCACCCCGCCCCGCCGTGCCAGGACGCGAGCGCCGTGTTCGCGGCCACCGTCGCGTTCGCGATCGCGAGCGGCGCGCCCGCCGCCGAGGTGGCGGACCGCGGCGAGGCGCTCGCCGGCGAGCTCGGCTGCGGCCCCGAGGTGCGCGAGGCGCTCGCGGCCGCGCGGGCCGGCCCCCCCGAGGACTTCGAGGCGAGCGCCGGGCTCGTGACGATCGCGCTCCAGAACGCGTTCTTCCAGCTCCGCCACGCGCCGGATCTCGAGGCGGGGCTGGTGGACACCGTCGGCCGCGGCGGCGACACCGACACGAACGCGGCCATCGCCGGCGCGCTGCTCGGCGCCGCGCACGGCGTGCTCGCCGTCCCGGAGCGCTGGCGCCGGGCGGTGCTGAGCTGCTGGCCCGTGGAGGGCGCGCCCGGCGTCCGCCGCCCGCGCCCGCCGGTCTGCTGGCCGGGCGACGCGCTCATCCTGGCGGAGCGGCTGCTGGGGCTGTGAGGGGCGCCGCGCGGCAGGTCGTCGGTGCCGCCCTGCGCCGGGTCACCCTCGGCATGACTCGCGGTACACTCACGATGCGTTGAGCGAGCCGGGACCCCGAGTCACCGACCCGGGCCCGGTGTCTGGCAGAGGACGATTCGTGAGGATGCGCGCGGTCCCGAGCGGGAGGCGACCCGATGCGTACGCAGCCAGCAGCCGGAACGACGTGGTTGCGAGCGACGCGCCAGCGGTGGAAGGTGGCGGTGTTCCTCGTCACCATGGGTGTGGGATGCGCGGCGTTCTCGGCTGCGATGCATCGAGCGCCGGCTGGCGCGAGCGACGACGGGCCCGTGTAGTGGCCGCTCGTCGGCGCGGTGCTCGTGCTGGCCGCCCTCGCGTGGTTGGCGCTGGCGCTGCGATGCCGGCGATGCGGAGCGAAGGTCGCCTGGAACCTCATCCGGCGATCACGCGCCGATGAGTGGTTCGTGCGAATCGTGACGCTGGAGTCCTGTCCGTCGTGCGGGGCCGGTGGAGGACGTCCCGGAGAGGATTCCGCTCCGGGCGCTCGCCGCCCGTAGAAGCGCCGCCCGTCTCCTCACCGCTCCGGCACCACCAGGCGGCTGCGGCCGGCGGACACGCGCTCGACCGTCACCTGCACGCCGATGCGCTCGTGCAGCTCGGGGACGTGGGAGATGACGCCCACGGTGCGGCCGGTCTGGCGCAGCCCCTCGAGCGCGGCCATGGCGTGCTCGAGCGTGTCGCGGTCGAGCGTGCCGAAGCCCTCGTCGATGAACAGCGTCCGCGCGTGCGCCGCGCGCGTGGAGAGCGAGGCGAGGCCGAGCGCGAGCGCGAGCGACACCAGGAACAGCTCGCCGCCGGAGAGGCCGTTCACGGTGCGCACCTCGTCGCCGAGGTCGTGATCCACCACCTGGATCTCGAGGTCGGCGCCGGGGACGCGCATCAGCTCGTAGCGCCGGGCGAGGTCGCGCAGGTGGACGTTCGCGGCCTCGAGCAGGCCGTCGAGCGCGAGCCCCTGCGCGTACCGGCGGAAGCGGCTGCCGTCGGCCGAGCCGATCACCTTGGCGAGCCGCTCCCAGCGGTCCGCCGCGGCGCGCGCGGCCTCGAGCGCGCCGGACACCTCGGCGTGCCGGGCGCGGGCGTCCTCGTCGCGCCGAAGCTCGAGCGTCACCTGCGAGTGCTCGTCGCCGAGCCGGGCCGCCTCCCGCTCCGCCTCCGCGTGGCGGGCGCGGGCACGCTCCGCGTCGCCGGCGGGGCGGCCGGCGGCGTGCGCCTCCACCTGCCGGCGGCGCTCGTCGCGCACCGCGGCGGCGGCCTGCGCCCCCCCCGCGCGGGCCTCGAGGTCGGCGCGCGCCCGCGCGGCCCAGGCGTGGCCGCGGGCGAGCCGGGCCTCCAGCGCGGACCGGCCGACGCCGAGCGCCGCGAGGGCGGCGGCGAGCGCCTCGCCGGCGCGGGCGGCCTCGGCCGCGGCGCCGTCGCGCGCGTCGGCGGCGGCCCGGGCGGCCTCCGCGGCGGCGGCGTGCGCGCGGTCGGCGTCCGCGCGCGCGGCGCGGGCCCGCTCGTGCGCGGCGCGGGCGCGGTCGAGCGCCTCGCGCAGCGCGCCCTCCACCTCGTCCGCCGGCTTCCCGGCGAGCACGCCGCGGCGCTCGGCCTCGGCCCGCTCGCGCGCGGCGCGGGCGCCGGCGGCGGCCTCCTCGGCGCGGGCGGCCCGGCCGGCCCGCTCGGCGGCGAGCGCCGCGGCCTTCTCCGCGCCGGCGGCGCGCGCGGCGACGTCCGCCGCGGCCGCGTCGCGCGCCCGGACCTGCGCGGCGTGCGCCTCGGCGCGCGCGGCGCAGCCGGCCCGGAACGCCTCGGGTCCTCGGCGCGCCGCCTCCGGCCAGTCCGGCAGGAACCCGAGCGCGGGGGCGAGCTCGGCCTCGATCCGCCCGAGCGCGGCCGCGTGGCGCGCGGCCGCGGCCTCGTGCGCCGTCACCGCGGCGGCGGCGTCGTCCCGGGCCTTCTCGAGCGCGCGCTGCCGCGCCCGCGCGGCCTCGTGCGCCTCGCGGGCCGCGTCCACCTCCGCGCGCGCGGCGCGCTCCGCCTCGGCGGCGCCGCGCGCCGCCTCCAGCGCGGCCTTCGCGGCCTCGAGCGCGGCCTTCGCGTCGCGCCCGCGGGCCTCGACGGCGGCGGCGGCCTCCTCGGCGCGCCCCGGCAGCTCGACGCCGCCGGCCGCCGGCGCCGCCAGCCGGGCGCGGAGCGCGTCGTACTCGGCCGCGTGGTGCGCGCGATCGACCTCGGCCTGCGCCTCGGCCCGCCGCTCCGCCTCGACGCGCGCCGCGAGCTCCGAGGCGCGCGCCGCGACCGCCTCGCGCTCGCGGGTGGCCGCGCGCACCGCCTCCTCCGCCTCGGCCGCGGCCGCGCGCTGCGCCTCGAGCAGCGCCGGGAGCGGCGCGCCGTGCGCGTACGGGTGCTCGGCGGCGCCGCAGAGCGGGCAGGGCTCGCCGTCCACGAGGTCGGCGCGCCGGTCGGCGAGGCCGAGCGTCAGCTCCACCCGCCGCAGCGCCGCGCGGGCCTGCGCGGCCCCGGCCTCGGCCGCCTGCACCGCCGCCTCGGCCGCCGCGTGCGTGCGCTGCGCCGCCACCTGCTCCGCGCCGGCAGCGGCCGCCTCCGTTCGCGCCTGCTCGCGGCGGGCCGCCGCCACGGCCGCGGCCTGGGCCGCCTTGCACGCCTCGCCGAGGAGCGCGCGCAGGTCGCCGAGCCGGGCCACCTCGGCGGTGAGCGCCGCCGCGTCGGCGCCGGCGGCCGTCCGGGCGGCGTCCGCGAGCGCCGCGCCGGCCGCTTCGAGCCGCCGCGCCGCCGCCTCCGCGCCGCGGGCCTCCGCGGCGAGCGCGCGCGCCGCCTCCGCTTCGGCCTCGCGCGCGCCGCGCAGCCCGGCGTCGGCCTGCGCGGCGCCGGCGCACTCCGCCGCGTGCTCCGCGAGCCGCGCCGCCCACCGGTTCCACTCCGCCGCGAGCGGCGCCTCGGCCGCGTGCGCCGCGAGCCACGCCTCGGCCGCGTCGCGCGCCGTCGCCGCCGCCTCGCGGGCGCGCGCCGCCGCGTCCGCCCCGGCCGCCGCCTGCGCCTGCTCCGCGCGCGCGGTCGCGAGCGCCGCGCCCGCGTCCGCCTCCGCCCGGCGCGCGGCCGCGAGCGCCTCGTCCCGCCGGCGCGCCTCGGCCAGCTCCGGCCGCGCCCGCGCCTCCGCCCCGGCCGCCGCGTCGAGCGCCGCGCGCGCGTCCGCCTCGCCGCGCGCCGCCGCGGCGGCGTCCACCTCCGCACGCCCGAGCGCGCCCTGCGCCGCCGCCGCCCGCGCGTCCGCGCCCGCCCGCGCCTGCTCGGCGCGGACCGCCTCGGCGAGCGCCGCCCGGTGCGGCTCGGCCGCCTCGACCTCGTCCAGCTCGGCCCGCAGCGCCGCGCCGTCCTCCACCGCCCGCGCCGCACGGGCGCGCTCCGCCTCCGAGCGCTCCAGCCCGGCGCGCAGCTCCGCGTCCTGCGCGTGCCAGCGGACCTCCGCCTCGGCCGCGCGCACGGCCGCCCTCGCCTCGTCGAGCGCCCGCGCCAGCTCCGCCTGCCGCGCCTGGAGCGCCGCGCGCGCCTCCGCGTCGAGCACCTGCACGCCGCCCAGCTCGGCCTCGAGCGCCGCGCGCGCGGCCAGCTCGCGCCCGAGCCGCTGGTGCGCGGCCTGCGACAGCCGGCCGTAGACGGCCGTGCCGGTGACGCGCTCGAGGATGGCCGCGCGCACGTCCGCGTCGGCGCGCAGGAAGTTCGTGAACTCGAACTGCGGCAGGACCACCGCGCGCTTCAGCTCGTCGAAGGTGAAGCCGATGGCGGCCTCGTTGCGCGCCACGGCCTGCGTGACCTTCTCGGCCAGCACCTCGCCGGTGTCGAGGTCCTCGACCGTCATGGCCTGGGCCTGGAACGCGCCCTCGACCCGGTCGCGCGCGCGGCGCACGCGCCAGCGCGCCAGGTACCGGCGCCCGTCCATGCCCTGGTACTCGACCTCGGCCGAGGCCCCGGCCGTGCCGCGCGACACGAGCGCGCGGACGTCGTTCATGTCGAGGGTCTCGCCCTCCTCCGACCAGCCCACCATCACGCGCTTGCCGGCGGCGCGGTCGCGCAGGCGCGGGGTCTTGCCGTAGAGCGCCAGGCAGAGCGCGTCGAGCAGGGTGGACTTCCCCGAGCCGGTGGGGCCGGCGATCGAGAAGATGCCCGCGCCGGCGATGGGCGCGCGGTCGAGCCGCAGCTCGAACTTGCCGTACAGGCTGGCGAGGTTCTCGCCGCGGATGGCCAGGATCCTCACCGCGCCCCCTCCTCCGACTCCACCTCCTGCAGCAGCGCGCGGAAGGCCTCCAGCAGCGCGTCCGGCGGCGGGCCGCCGTAGTCGGCGTCGTACTTCCGCCGGAAGACGTCCTCCGGCACGAGGTCGCCGAGCGCGCGCCGCTCGCCGTCGCCCAGCGCGCGGCCGGTGCCGGCGAGCGTGGTGGCGATGCGCACGAGGCGCGCCTCCTTGCCCGCGAGCGCCTGGTCGAGCAGCGCGCGCAGCGCCGGCTCGGGCCGCTCCAGCCGCACCTTCACCTCGAGCAGCGGCCGCAGCGCGTCCGGCCCCTCGCCGCGCGCCGGCAGCGCCTCGAGCGCCGCGAGCACCTCCGGGAGCGGCGCCGGCGCCTCCCCGTCCGGCACCGAGACGAGCTCCACGAAGCGCGGGACGCGCAGCACCCGCTGCGCGCGCACCGCCTCGCCGTCCAGGTCGGCCACCACCACGCCGTGGCGGTAGCCGCGCTCGCCGAACGAGAGCGGCAGCGCCGAGCCCGAGTAGCGCACCGTCTCGCGCCCGCCCACCGCCTGCGCGAGGTGCAGGTGGCCGAGCGCGACGTAGGCGAGGTCGGCGGGGAACGCATCGGCGGGCACCGCGGCCTGGTTGCCCACCGCGAGCCGCCGCTCGGACAGCTCCGAGGTCTTCCCGCCCACCGCATAGAGGTGGCCGGTGGCGAGGAGCGCCTCGCCCGGCGCGCGCCTCGCCCGCGCCCGCTCCAGCGCCGCGGCGTAGAACCGGCGCGTCGCCTCGGCCGCGTCGGCGTCGGCGGCGCCCGCGCCCAGGTCGGCGGCGCGCAGGTACGGCACCGCCGCCACCCAGGCCGCCCGCCGGCCCGCCGCGTCTTCCAGCGGCACGAGCAGCTTCTCCAGATCGGGCGCGCCCGCGCCGCCGCGCGGCACCCCGCCCACCACGTGCAGGCGGCCCATCTCGCGCAGGAGCGGATCCACCGCGTCGAGGCGCGAGGCGGAGTCGTGGTTCCCGCCCACCACCACGAGCTGCAGGCGCGGCAGGCGACGCCAGGCCTCGGCCAGGAACCGGTACCAGAGCGCCTGGGCGCCGGCGGGCGGGTTGGCGGCGTCGAACACGTCGCCGGCCACGATCACCGCGTCCACCGCCTCGGCCTCGGCGGTGTCGAGCAGCCACGCCACGAAGCGCTCGTGCTCGGGGCCGCGGTCCACGCCGTGGAGCGCGTGGCCGAGGTGCCAGTCGGCGGTGTGGAGGATGCGGAGGGCCACGGACGCCATGGAGGATACGCGCCGGTCGGACATGCGCCGGCCCGGCGACCGCCGGCCGGGCCTGACGCGAAAGACCGTGTCGGCCGAGGTGCGCGAAGTGCGCCTTCCGCACGGCTCGTGCGGATCCGGGCGCGGTTCCGCACCGGACGTGTGCACCGGACGGAGCGGGGCCCGCGCGGACGTCACGCGCGCCCGGGCGCGGCGTTCCGTACTGGGTCGAGGGGGAGGAGGCAAGGCATGGGTGCACGAGCGCGGACGAGGTCCGAGCGCCTGCGGCGGCGGCTGCAGGCGGAGCGGGTGCACCTCGTGATCGATTACGTGACGCTGGCCGACGGGTCCTGGGCCGCGCTCTGCGGCATGCCCGAGGCGATGGCGGTGGGGGCGACCTACGCCGAGGCGCGCGAGCGGCTCTGCGCGGTGCTCGGCGAGCAGATGGGCCGCGCCGCGCTCGAGGCGGCGACGGTGGTGGAGGACGTGCCCTTCGGCGCCGAGGAGCTGGGGATGGCATACTGAACGGCGTGCGCCACCCTGCGTGAATGGGCGAACGGCCTAGCCCTTCACCTCGGGCAGGCGCGCGCCGCGCCAGGCGAGCATCCCGCCCGCGAGCTGCGCGGCCTCGAAGCCGCCGCGCTCCAGCAGGCGCACCGCGGGCACGCTGCGGTGCCCCGACAGGCAGACCGCCACCACCGGGCGGGCAGGGTCGAGCTTCAGCGTCGCCAGGCGCCCGCGCAGCTCCCCGATCGGCACGTTCACCGCCCCGCGGATGCGTCCCTGCGAGAACTCGGCGGGGGTGCGGACGTCCACGAGCTGCGGCGCCGGGCGCCCGCGCAGCCGATCGTTCAGCTCGACGGCCGAGAGCTCGGGTACGCTGCCGAAGGGGAACCACCAGGGGAGCTTCATGGCGCGTGAGAGCCGCGGGCCGCCGCAGGGGTTCGGGCCGCGCGGCGGCGCGGACCTGCGGGGCGCCGGGAATCCCGCCGGCCAGGGCGGCGTTGGCCCGGGCGTGGACGCGCGCGCGACCCCCCCGCCCGGCGCGACGCCGGTGCCGCTCTCCCGGCGCCCGCGCCCGACGCTCCCCGCGCTCGCGCGCGCCTCGGCCTGGCTCGGCCTGACCGGCTTCGGCGGCGGCCTCTCGGTGCTCGGGACCATGCACGACCTGCTGGTCGAGCGCCGGCGCTGGCTCACCGAGCGCGAGTTCACCGTCACCGCCACCGTCTCGCAGATGCTGCCGGGCGGCGCGGCCGCGAACGCGCTCGCGTACACCGGCCTGCGCTTCCACGGGCCCGCCGGCGCGATCGCGGCGTACGCCGCGTTCATCGCGCCGGGCGCGATCGTGGTCACCCTGCTCGCGGCGCTCTACGTGCGGCTCGGCGTGACGCCCACCGCGGCGCCGCTCCTCGCCGGCCTGAACGCCGCGGTCGTCGGCATCGTGGCCTCGATCACCTTGCAGATGCTCCGGGCCGGGGTCCAGCGCGCCTGGCAGATGGGCGTGGCGGCGGCGACGCTCCTGTTCTCGCTCGGCGCGGCCGCGTCGGCGGGCGAGATGGCGGCGCTCGGGATCGGCGCCGGGCTGGTGCTCGACCTCGGCGTGAAGCGGATGCGGCTCCTGCGGTTCCAGCGGCGGGCGCGCCGGCCGTCGCCGCCGGTGGCGCTGCCGGACGAGGGGACGCCCCTGCCGCCGCCGGTGCGCGAGGGCGAGGACGAGGCGCCGGCCGATCCCGCCGGGCCGCCGCGGCTGCCCGCGCTCGCGCTCCTCTCCGCGCCGGCGCTCGGCGCGCTCGGCGCCATGGCGCTCCTGTTCCTGCGCGCCGGCCTGGGCGCCTACGGCGGCGGCTTCGCCATCATCCCGCACCTCCAGGCCTCGGTGCTCGCCGAGCACTGGATCGGCCCGCGGCAGTTCGCCGACGCGGTCGCGATCGGCAAGCTCACGCCCGGCCCGGTGCTGCTGATGGCGACGTTCATCGGCTACCTGGTCCACGGGATCGCCGGCGCGGCGGTCGCCACCGCGGCGGTGTTCGCCGGCCCGCTCGCGCTCGTGCTGGCCGTGGGCGCGTGGCTGGCGCGCGTGCGGTCGCGGCGGCCGGTGCGGGCGGCGCTCCGCGGGCTCACGCCGGCGGTGGTGGGGCTCATGGCGGCGGCGGCGCTGGCGCTCGGGCGCTCGCTGGAGGGGCGCGTCGAGCTCGCCATCGCGGCCGCGTCGCTGCTCACGCTGGCGCGGTTCCGGGTGAACCCGGTGCTGGTCATGGCGCTCGGCGGCGGGATCCGGCTGGCGCTGTCACTCGCGGGGCTGTAGCCGCCACGCGCGACCACGTGCCGCGCACCCGGCCCGGGGGCCGGGGCCTACCATCGTCGGACCACCGACGGAGCCCTGCGATGTCCCCCCTGCGACCCCTCGTCCTGATCGCCACGTTCGCCAGCCTTGCCACCCTGGCCGCACCCGCCGCCGCCGGCCCGGGCGCGCCCGCCGCCCCGGCCGCCGCGGCCGCGCCGGCGCCCGGCCCGAAGGACCGCTGCGCCGTCTGCGGCATGCTGGTGGCGAAGTTCCCGCAGTGGGTCACGTCGATCCGCTACCGCGACGGCGAGGTGGCGTTCTTCGACGGCGTGAAGGACCTGCTCGCGTACTGGCACGACCTGCCGCGGCACGCGCCCGGCCGCGCGCAGGGCGACGTCGCCGCGATCTTCGTGACCGACTACTACTCGGCCCGCCCCATCGACGGCCGGGGCGCGTTCTACGTGATCGGCGGCGACGTGCGCGGGCCCATGGGCGCCGAGCTCGTCGCGTTCGCGCGCGAGGGCGACGCGAAGGCGTTCCTGGCCGAGCACCGCGGCGAGCGGATCCTGCGCTTCGACGACGCCACGCCCGCGGTGCTGGAGGCGCTGCGGTGAGCCTCCGGCGCTCCGACCGGTTCCTGGCGGCGCTCGCCGTCGCGGCCGCGCTCGGGGCGGCGGCGCTCGCCGACGCGCGCGCGCGGCGGTCCGCGGCCCGGCCGGCGGCGGAGGAGCAGGCGCGCCTCGTGGCGCGGCTCGGGCTGACCGACCCGTGCCTGTTCAACGACGCGCGCTACACGCGCCACCTCTCCCAGGCCGATCGCTTCGCGCCGTTCCAGGACCACCCGCGCGCGCTCGAGCACTTCCCGTCGGGCTCGCTCACCGCGGGGGCGCGGTGACGCTGCGAGGCGCGCTGGAGCGGCAGCGCTCGCTCCTCGACTTCGCGCTCGGCGCGCTCGGCCGCCGGCGCGGGAAGACCGCGGCGCTCGTGGCCGTGCACGCGCTGCTGGTGTTCGCGCTCGCCTCGGTGCTGCTGTTCACCGGCGGCCTGCGCGAGCAGGTGCGCGCCGCGCTCCGCGGGGCGCCGGACGTGGTGGTGCAGCGCATGGCCGCGGGGCGGCACGAGCAGGTGCCGGCCGGCTGGGTGGAGACGCTCGGCACGCTGCGCGGCGTCTCCGGCGCGCGCGGCCGGCTGTGGGGCTACTACTTCGAGCCGGTGAGCGGCGCGAACCTCACCGTGATGGTGCCCGACGGCGGGTGGGCGAGCCCGGGCGGCGCGGTGGCCGGGCCGGGCGTGGCGCGGGTGCTCGGGCTGAAGCAGGGCGACCGCCTCCCGCTGCGCACCTACGACGGCGAGGCGCTCGACCTCGGCGTCGCGGCGATCGCGTCGCCTGCGGTCGAGCTGGTCGCGTCGGATCTGCTGCTCGTCTCCGAGAGCGACTACCGCGCGCTGTTCGGCGCCGAGCCGGGGCGGTTCACCGACGTGGCGGTGGCGGTCCCGAACCCGGACGAGGTGACGAGGCTGGCCGAGAAGATCGTCCGCATGTTCCCGGACGCGCGGGTGGTGACGCGCGCCGAGATGATCCGCACCTACGACGCCGTGCTCGACTGGCGGAGCGGGCTCGCCGCCGCGGTGCTCGCCGGCGCGGTGCTGGCGTTCGCGATCCTGGCGTGGGACCGGGCCAGCGGGCTCTCCGCGGAGGAGCGGCACGAGCTGGGCATCCTGAAGGCGCTCGGCTGGGACACCCGCGACGTGCTCGCGGCGAAGGCGTGGGAGGGGGCGGCGGTGTCGGTGTCCGCGTTCGCGATCGGGGCGCTGGCCGCCTACGCGCACGTGTTCCTGGGCGGCGCGGTGCTCCTCCGCCCGATCCTGGAGGGCTGGGCGGCGCTCTACCCGGACCTGCGCCCGGCGCCGCCCGTCCAGCCGCTGGCGCTCGCGACGCTGCTCTTCCTCACGGTGATCCCCTACGTCGCGGCGACGGTGGTCCCCTGCTGGCGGGCCGCCACGGTGGACCCCGACGCGCTCATGCGGGGCGACGCGTGATCCAGCTCCGCGAGGTCACCAAGGTGTTCGACGAGGGGCGGCCCGGCGCGCTCGCCGCGGTGGACCGGGTCACGCTGGAGGTGGCCGGCGGGGCGGTGACGGTGCTGGTGGGGCCGAGCGGCTCCGGGAAGACCACGCTGCTCACGCTGCTCGGCGCCATGGCCCGGCCCACCGAGGGACGCATCTTCCTCGACGGCCGCGAGCTCACCAGCCTGCCCGAGCGCTTCCTGGCGGCGCTGCGGCGGCGGACCTTCGGCTTCGTGTTCCAGCAGTTCCACCTCGTGCCCGCGCTCTCCGCGCTCGAGAACGTGATGCTGCCCGCCTTGCCCTCCGGCGAGCCGCGCCGCGACGTCGAGGCGCGGGCGCGGGCGGCGCTGGCGCGGCTCGGGGTGGAGGGCCGCGCCGGGGTCCGCGCCGGCC from Anaeromyxobacter dehalogenans 2CP-C includes:
- a CDS encoding ABC transporter permease, whose product is MTLRGALERQRSLLDFALGALGRRRGKTAALVAVHALLVFALASVLLFTGGLREQVRAALRGAPDVVVQRMAAGRHEQVPAGWVETLGTLRGVSGARGRLWGYYFEPVSGANLTVMVPDGGWASPGGAVAGPGVARVLGLKQGDRLPLRTYDGEALDLGVAAIASPAVELVASDLLLVSESDYRALFGAEPGRFTDVAVAVPNPDEVTRLAEKIVRMFPDARVVTRAEMIRTYDAVLDWRSGLAAAVLAGAVLAFAILAWDRASGLSAEERHELGILKALGWDTRDVLAAKAWEGAAVSVSAFAIGALAAYAHVFLGGAVLLRPILEGWAALYPDLRPAPPVQPLALATLLFLTVIPYVAATVVPCWRAATVDPDALMRGDA
- a CDS encoding ABC transporter ATP-binding protein codes for the protein MIQLREVTKVFDEGRPGALAAVDRVTLEVAGGAVTVLVGPSGSGKTTLLTLLGAMARPTEGRIFLDGRELTSLPERFLAALRRRTFGFVFQQFHLVPALSALENVMLPALPSGEPRRDVEARARAALARLGVEGRAGVRAGRLSGGEAQRVALARALVDDPKVIVADEPTAHLDSARARALMEIVRGLKAEGKTVVVASHDPLVYAADCVDRVVRMRDGRIVAPGAEP